Below is a genomic region from Prolixibacteraceae bacterium.
CTGTTGAGAATGGTACAAAAGATGAAGTTTTATGGAATAAGAAGATTGATGCATTTTTATGGGGAATGGCTGCATTTTCAAGAGGTGCATTAGCATATTATGATGGAACAAAAGACGATCGAATACTTGATATGCTCCAAGAAAATTATAAATCTTTTCAGATTTGGAAGCGAGATGATAATCATATGCCTATGAGCGGAATGGAAATGCACTGGAATCGAAGGCTTGTAAATTTAGAAGTGATGATCTCACTGTACCTAATTACGAAAGAGAAGTCATTAAAACAAAAGATTATTTCGATTTTAAAAGCAAATGAATCTGGGATGTTAAAATCATGGGGGAGCCGTAATACATCTATTGATGATTTCCAGCACTGGAGTTACACTGATTTATGTCATGGAGTTACATACAATGAGATGGCAAAACTCTATGGTGTTGGCTATGCAGTGAGTGGTAATAAACAGTATCTAAGAGCTTCCGTAAATGCCTTTGAACACCTTGAGAAATATCACGTTTTACCTAATGGGGTAAATAGTTCAAATGAATATTTGCGAGGAATAGGTGGATTTGAAGCATCTGAAACATGTAATGTGTCTGACTATATGTGGTCCAATCTATGGCTGTTGAAATTGACCGGGGATGTGAAGTATGCAGATCGAATAGAGAAGGTTTTTTTCAATGCTGGACATCAGGCGATCTCACACGATTATTCCAAACATGTATATGTTCAAACTCCCAACAGAATAAAAGGAGTACATATCGAACATCGAGATAAAGGAACTGAATTTAAAGCATTTCATAAACCTGTCTGTTGTACTGCTAATTTGTGCCGTATTTTACCAAATTATATTATGCATATGGCTATGAGAACTAAAAGTGGTTCTTTAGCACTACTTCTTTATGGTCCTTGTAAGATCAATAGTCCAAATATTTCTATGGATATTAAATCAAATTATCCAATGACTGAAAACATTAATATACATATAAATGAAGTGGCAAAAAGGTCTCAGACGATTTATTTTAGAATCCCGTCTTGGTGTAAATCGCCTAATATTGAGGTTAATGGTAGGCAAGTAAAGGTTGTGCAAAAAGTTTCTGGTTATATCTCTATCAAAAGAAATTGGATGAAAGGTGATGATGTTGATCTTCATTTGCCGATGGATGTGGTTGTTAATCGTTCCGAGGAGAAGATTATGAATATTGATGGAAAAGAACTTTATATTGCCCCCAAATCAATTGGTAGTAATAAGAAGTTGTCATCTTTTGATCATGGAGCATCTTATGCAACTGTTACTAGAGGTCCACTGTTATTTGCGCTTCCTTTAAAAGATTCTACGAACTATAATATGTCTTTGGTGGTTCCTAATAAGTTGAGTGCAATTGTTAATGAAAATTGTTGTGGAGTATCTTGGGACAAACCAATGGTTTCAATTAAGGCTCTTTTCCAAATAAGTGATTGGAATTTAGATGAATTTCATCCTAAATTACCTGCGATGCCGATTGATTATGATAAGAGTCGTGTTTTTGAATATGAACTTATACCATATGGTTCAGCTACTTTTCGGATATCTATGATTCCTTATGTGAATAAAAAGAACTGATTCCCATAAATAAGGTTGTTTTAATAGCTTCTGACTTTGATTTTAAAACAGGTAGTAAATGATTGGATTATATTTTAAAAAGATGTAAATTAGTGGAGCTAACTAGAATAACCCCACACTATTATGAAACTAACTATATCCATAATATTGATAGTGTTTTTTCTTAGAAACACTATTGCTATAGCACAGGAAGGTAATGCTAATCTACCTCCATATTCGAAGAAAATCTCAGCGCAATTGTGGAAAAAGATTGATCAAAGAATGATACCATCTTGGTATCAAGATGCAAAATTCGGAATTTTCATCCATTGGGGACCTTATTCCGTACCTTCGTGGTCGCCTGTAGGGACTTATACCGAATGGTATCAGAAATGGCTTGTGAGTCGAAATATTTTTGGTAATAATAATCCAGACCCTAAAGCGATTCCTAATTTTCAAGATCGTGTATACGGAGAGTCCTCATCATATTATGACTTTGGTAAGATGTTCAAAGCAGAATTGTATAATCCTAACTTGTGGGCAAAACTCTTTCGACGTTCGGGGGCTAAGTATGTTGTTTTAACATCTAAGCATCATGATGGGTTTACATTATGGCCGAACCGAGAGGCTCAGGATATGAGGCAGTTTAAATGGAATTCAGGCGAAGTCGGAGCAAAAAAGGATCTTATTGCTCCATATATGTCTGCGATGAGAGAAGAAGGATTAAAAGCTGGCCTTTATTATAGTTTATATGAATGGTATCACCCTTGGTATGTTGATTCTGATCCACGTTTTGTTACCAAACATTATCATCCTCAATTTAAAGATTTAGTGAATCGATATGTACCAGATTTGATTTTTGCAGATGGGGCATGGGATCATGATGATCGTTATTGGCGTAGTGGTGAATTATTAACTTGGTTATATGAAGAGTCTCCTTGTAAGGAGTATGTGGTGATAAATGATCGCTGGTTCAAGGGTTGTAGGCATAAACACGGAGGATACAGAACAACGGAGTATGAGGTGAAGGGAATGGAAGGAGACAAACCATGGGAAGAAAATCGTGGTATGGGTTTTTCGTTTGGATATAATAGGGCAGAAAATATAGAGAATTATACTTCAGCGAAGGCTCTAGTGCTAATGCTATGTGACCTAGTTAGTATGGGAGGAAATCTTTTGTTAAATGTTGGACCTAGAGCAGATGGAACTATTCCTGTTATTATGCAAGAACGACTATTGCAAATAGGTAAGTGGTTGGATGTAAATGGTGAAGCTATTTATGGAACGAGAAAATGGCATCGTTCTTTCCAATGGTCAGAAGGTGATCGAGATTATACATCTAAGAAGAAAGTC
It encodes:
- a CDS encoding glycoside hydrolase family 127 protein, giving the protein MMRIFILFLLFQFTVLYGWSKKKNYLELSPLTIGTITPRSWLNKEAEFAITGIPGNLDLSTIKPFSLHPFLMENHKSGAFGYEQMGYYLDGVTRLAYITNNQKLKKKVSRYYNACLKRQDNDGFFISGMKSDKNSWATVENGTKDEVLWNKKIDAFLWGMAAFSRGALAYYDGTKDDRILDMLQENYKSFQIWKRDDNHMPMSGMEMHWNRRLVNLEVMISLYLITKEKSLKQKIISILKANESGMLKSWGSRNTSIDDFQHWSYTDLCHGVTYNEMAKLYGVGYAVSGNKQYLRASVNAFEHLEKYHVLPNGVNSSNEYLRGIGGFEASETCNVSDYMWSNLWLLKLTGDVKYADRIEKVFFNAGHQAISHDYSKHVYVQTPNRIKGVHIEHRDKGTEFKAFHKPVCCTANLCRILPNYIMHMAMRTKSGSLALLLYGPCKINSPNISMDIKSNYPMTENINIHINEVAKRSQTIYFRIPSWCKSPNIEVNGRQVKVVQKVSGYISIKRNWMKGDDVDLHLPMDVVVNRSEEKIMNIDGKELYIAPKSIGSNKKLSSFDHGASYATVTRGPLLFALPLKDSTNYNMSLVVPNKLSAIVNENCCGVSWDKPMVSIKALFQISDWNLDEFHPKLPAMPIDYDKSRVFEYELIPYGSATFRISMIPYVNKKN
- a CDS encoding alpha-L-fucosidase, whose protein sequence is MKLTISIILIVFFLRNTIAIAQEGNANLPPYSKKISAQLWKKIDQRMIPSWYQDAKFGIFIHWGPYSVPSWSPVGTYTEWYQKWLVSRNIFGNNNPDPKAIPNFQDRVYGESSSYYDFGKMFKAELYNPNLWAKLFRRSGAKYVVLTSKHHDGFTLWPNREAQDMRQFKWNSGEVGAKKDLIAPYMSAMREEGLKAGLYYSLYEWYHPWYVDSDPRFVTKHYHPQFKDLVNRYVPDLIFADGAWDHDDRYWRSGELLTWLYEESPCKEYVVINDRWFKGCRHKHGGYRTTEYEVKGMEGDKPWEENRGMGFSFGYNRAENIENYTSAKALVLMLCDLVSMGGNLLLNVGPRADGTIPVIMQERLLQIGKWLDVNGEAIYGTRKWHRSFQWSEGDRDYTSKKKVSYVGGDYILKQTVRSSKGKAVKELFFTKKGDDLYAISPIWPGDKLIVRNVKVSNNSIITLLGHEGPLAFKESNGGVIVSLPPYNPNGNLVEYAYVIKIENIQE